TCCATTTCAACGATTTCCATGACCCAGTTGATAGAGCGCTCTTTCATCTTGGCTATAAGATTATGTCCAGCACGCCTGAAAGACAGCTGAAGCTGGTAATAGTGTTCAGAGTGGTGCATCATGACAGAAATAACAATTTCCTCAACATAACTCCAGACCTTCTCAGCAAAAATAGTTGGAATGCTAGATATGCCTTTCACCCTTTTCTGTAGGATAGTAAGGAAGGCAGAGCGGGGAAGAAAATTCGGCAGTCCAATACCCTTGGTTTCCTCCAAAACCATAATCTCCTCCATCAAAAATTTCTCTGCAGGGTCACTTACAGCATGCTTGTGAAGTTCATCGGAGAATTGGTTGAACATTTCAACCAACCGAGCAGTGCAATGCATGTTTTGCTCATCTGGGTATTCATCAAATTCTCCCCTCACAAGAATTTTCCTTAATGATTCTTTGGCTAATCCAATAATCTGCATAAAAGCTGTCATTGCCTCAGTAAGAGATGACATCTTCTGGGGCATTCTTTTCGCCTCAGCAACGTTCAAATTCAACTTGTCATTAATGCTCTTCACAATAGCTGGCAAATTTCTAGCTATACTAGCTGCTTGAATTTGCACCAGCTTGTGCGCCAGAACAGGAATACCCACAATAGATTTATCGATCTTGGAAAGCAGAGGATGTGATTCAAAAAGTCTAGCCTCTTCCACTCGCGCCTCTTCATAGGATTCTTCTCCTATCCGATTCCTAACGCAGACATAGCCAAGCCCAATATTGACATCATCAGCAGTAACCTTCTCCAGAAGGCCTTCAGGAGACTTGTCAGACTTAGTAACAACAGCAAGAGTCCGTTCACCAGTCTTGTCCACCATCTGTGACATCCTGATAGATTCACAAGTAGTGAAATCCACTGTTGCAGATAGAACATTGAGTATAATACTCTCGTCAGGAGTGATATACTCCATGATAATATCTTTTATCTGGTCATAGATGTTTTCAGGCTGACCATGGACTGGCACTCTAGTAATTCCAGGAAGATCAACCATAGTTAAATCAGGCACACCATTTTTTCTCACCTCCAATGTCAAAGGAGCGTTGGAAATCCCCTTCCCAAACCCGGCAATCTCCTCTGTGGCATGATGTATAGCCTCAGAAACATGTTCTTCATCGGTTCGAACAACTTTACCATTGAACTCCAAGGAAAGATCAGGTTCAGGAGTTGCCTGGTGCATGAGCCTCATTATGAGAGGCACCCTTGTGCAAATTCCCTGGCCACGGGGAAGGTTGATACCGGCAAGTGATTCAAGAACACTTGACTTTCCTGAGGACTGGTCCCCAACCACGACAATGGTGGGGAGCTGAATGCCTTCTCTTGTGATCATAAGGTGACGGAGGCTGTCAACTGTATCGAGGAGTGGGCGAATGCGATCATTGTAGGATGAAATGATGGGTGCATCTTGGACTGCTTGAGCTACTACAAGTGAGCTTTCGTCTCCCATGTTTTAATAGAAAGGAGCAAAACTTGgaacaaaaatgcaagagaaagcTAGAGAGAGATATAGTGTATGCGTTATGGAGAAAAATGGTATGTGATGCATAAGAGAGCATGGAGTATTTTTATAGACTGGTCTCATTCCTTAAAAGATGGGGAAAGTAAAGAAATGTGGGGTCTTAATTACCTTCTTTATGCGGAAAGAGTGAAGTCCATGTCTGTTAGACCACGGTGACTTAGAAACTTGGTTCACG
The sequence above is drawn from the Castanea sativa cultivar Marrone di Chiusa Pesio chromosome 5, ASM4071231v1 genome and encodes:
- the LOC142633733 gene encoding dynamin-related protein 4C-like, with the protein product MGDESSLVVAQAVQDAPIISSYNDRIRPLLDTVDSLRHLMITREGIQLPTIVVVGDQSSGKSSVLESLAGINLPRGQGICTRVPLIMRLMHQATPEPDLSLEFNGKVVRTDEEHVSEAIHHATEEIAGFGKGISNAPLTLEVRKNGVPDLTMVDLPGITRVPVHGQPENIYDQIKDIIMEYITPDESIILNVLSATVDFTTCESIRMSQMVDKTGERTLAVVTKSDKSPEGLLEKVTADDVNIGLGYVCVRNRIGEESYEEARVEEARLFESHPLLSKIDKSIVGIPVLAHKLVQIQAASIARNLPAIVKSINDKLNLNVAEAKRMPQKMSSLTEAMTAFMQIIGLAKESLRKILVRGEFDEYPDEQNMHCTARLVEMFNQFSDELHKHAVSDPAEKFLMEEIMVLEETKGIGLPNFLPRSAFLTILQKRVKGISSIPTIFAEKVWSYVEEIVISVMMHHSEHYYQLQLSFRRAGHNLIAKMKERSINWVMEIVEMEKQTDYTCNPEYLSDWNKLMVQQDAFMTYVLTNVDWPSVIKLEGFGEIDVTHLKKYSHLLQQAFDLKMRMTAYWKIVLKRLVDCMALHLLLSIGNLVNKEFEAEIVNELMGPGGGIERMLEESPAVASKRQKINKSIQLLKKSKEVVAKIMDKIGTYND